The sequence TCAAATAAATAATAATCTAGATTCTCAAGTGTATGCTGGCGGATCTGTTCACCCAATGTTCTCCAATGTTCCCAGTTTCCTAATTCTTCGGCTGCCTGTAGTCTCTTACTTTGAAGCCTTTCTTGTGCATTCGAAACGGCCTGCCTCATAAAATCATTCTGCAACCCAGTTTGAACTCGCTTCTGAAACGGATCTCCACTTGTTTTCATTGCCATTTCTATTCCCCCTTTTCTTCTACTGAATTTAACACTTCTGCGATGTGAAGAACTTCTACGTTAACCCCGTTTCGTTTCAAACGCCCCCCGATGTTCATCAGACACCCACAGTCTGCTCCAACTAAGTAGTCGACAGAGCCCTCTACAATATTAGAGACCTTTTCATCAACCATTTGTTCAGAAATTTCAGCCATTTTAATCGAAAATGTTCCCCCAAACCCGCAGCAATTATGTTGATTTTTTAGTGGTATGACTTCAAGCCCTTCTACATGCTTAAGTAATTGAAAGGGTGAATCTTTCACACCTAGTAAACGTGTCATATGACAAGATGTATGATACGTTGCTCTCCCATTTAAACAAGCTCCTACATCCTGAATATGTAATACATTTATAATAAAATCAGTCAGTTCATATGTCTTCTTAGCTAATCGTTGTGCTTTTTCAAACCACTCTGAATCATTTTGAAACACTTTAGGATATTCTTTAAACATGGTTGCGCATGACCCAGAAGGAGTCACAACATATTCTGCATTTTCAAAAGCTTGAATCATATTTTTCATAGCATTTCTAGCTTCTCTCACATAGCCACTATTGTAAGCAGGCTGACCACAACAAACTTGATTAGTAGGAAAATCTACCTCACAACCTAATCGTTCCAATAATTCAACTGTTGA comes from Bacillus kexueae and encodes:
- a CDS encoding (Fe-S)-binding protein; translated protein: MKVSLFVTCLIDMFYPNAGKSTVELLERLGCEVDFPTNQVCCGQPAYNSGYVREARNAMKNMIQAFENAEYVVTPSGSCATMFKEYPKVFQNDSEWFEKAQRLAKKTYELTDFIINVLHIQDVGACLNGRATYHTSCHMTRLLGVKDSPFQLLKHVEGLEVIPLKNQHNCCGFGGTFSIKMAEISEQMVDEKVSNIVEGSVDYLVGADCGCLMNIGGRLKRNGVNVEVLHIAEVLNSVEEKGE